The Desmonostoc muscorum LEGE 12446 genome includes a region encoding these proteins:
- a CDS encoding ferredoxin--nitrite reductase, producing the protein MTDTATTTASLNKFEKFKAEKDGLAVKSEIEKFAALGWEAMDETDRDHRLKWLGVFFRPVTPGKFMMRLRMPNGILTSTQMRVLAQVVQRYGDEGSADITTRQNIQLRGIRISDLPDIFERFHAVGLTSVQSGMDNVRNITGDPVAGLDADELYDTRELVQQIQDMLTNKGEGNPEFSNLPRKFNIAIAGGRDNSVHAEINDLAFVPAFKEGTGDWGLGTGEKSSQSPITNPQSPVFGFNVLVGGFFSAKRCEAAIPLNAWVAPEDVVAVCRAVLEVYRDHGLRANRQKSRLMWLIDEWGLEKFRAEVENRLGKSLLPAAAKDEIDWEKRDHIGVYKQKQSGLNYVGLHIPVGRLYAEDMFEMARLAEVYGSGEIRFTVEQNIVIPNIAESRLATFFTEPLLERFSINPGLLTRSLVSCTGAQFCNFALIETKNRALAMIKALEEDLTFTHPVRIHWTGCPNSCGQPQVADIGLMGTKTRKNGKTLEGVDIYMGGKVGKDAHLGTCIIKGIPCEDLQPILQDLLIKNFGAKLKQEALVIGS; encoded by the coding sequence ATGACAGACACAGCAACTACCACCGCCAGCCTCAATAAGTTCGAGAAATTCAAGGCAGAAAAAGATGGACTCGCCGTTAAAAGTGAGATTGAAAAATTTGCCGCCTTGGGCTGGGAAGCAATGGACGAAACAGACCGAGATCATCGACTCAAATGGCTGGGTGTATTTTTTCGCCCAGTTACTCCAGGTAAGTTTATGATGCGGTTGCGGATGCCTAACGGTATTCTTACCAGCACTCAGATGCGTGTTTTAGCCCAAGTAGTGCAGCGTTACGGTGATGAAGGTAGTGCTGATATTACTACGAGACAGAATATTCAATTGCGGGGAATCAGGATTTCTGATTTACCAGATATTTTTGAGAGATTTCACGCAGTTGGTTTAACTAGCGTCCAGTCAGGGATGGATAACGTCCGCAATATCACAGGTGACCCTGTGGCGGGGTTAGATGCAGATGAGTTGTACGATACACGAGAGTTGGTACAGCAAATCCAAGATATGCTCACCAACAAAGGCGAAGGAAACCCAGAGTTTAGCAATTTACCACGGAAATTTAACATTGCGATCGCCGGTGGCAGAGACAATTCAGTTCATGCGGAGATTAATGATTTAGCATTCGTGCCGGCATTTAAGGAGGGGACTGGGGACTGGGGACTGGGGACTGGGGAAAAATCTTCCCAATCCCCAATCACCAATCCCCAATCCCCAGTATTTGGGTTTAACGTTTTAGTCGGTGGTTTTTTCTCCGCCAAACGCTGTGAAGCGGCGATTCCTCTGAATGCTTGGGTGGCTCCAGAAGATGTGGTAGCTGTATGTAGAGCCGTTCTAGAAGTTTATCGTGACCACGGCTTACGTGCTAATCGGCAAAAATCCCGCCTGATGTGGCTAATTGATGAATGGGGTTTAGAAAAGTTTCGGGCAGAAGTTGAAAACCGCTTGGGTAAATCATTGTTACCCGCAGCGGCAAAAGACGAAATCGACTGGGAAAAACGCGACCACATCGGCGTATATAAACAAAAACAATCAGGATTAAATTACGTAGGTTTGCATATTCCTGTCGGTCGGTTGTATGCCGAAGATATGTTTGAAATGGCACGTCTAGCAGAAGTTTACGGTAGTGGGGAAATCCGCTTCACGGTTGAGCAAAACATCGTTATCCCCAACATTGCTGAATCCCGATTAGCAACATTTTTCACAGAACCGTTACTAGAAAGGTTTTCGATTAACCCAGGTTTGTTGACGCGATCGCTAGTATCTTGCACAGGCGCACAATTTTGCAACTTTGCCCTCATCGAAACCAAAAACCGCGCCTTGGCAATGATTAAAGCCTTAGAAGAAGACTTAACCTTCACCCATCCCGTGCGAATTCACTGGACTGGTTGCCCCAACTCCTGCGGACAGCCTCAAGTTGCAGACATCGGCTTGATGGGGACTAAAACCCGCAAAAATGGCAAAACCCTCGAAGGCGTTGACATATATATGGGCGGCAAAGTTGGCAAAGATGCCCATCTCGGAACTTGCATTATCAAAGGCATACCCTGCGAAGATTTACAGCCAATATTGCAAGATTTACTCATCAAAAACTTTGGGGCAAAACTCAAGCAAGAAGCTTTAGTAATTGGTAGTTAG